In Melanotaenia boesemani isolate fMelBoe1 chromosome 16, fMelBoe1.pri, whole genome shotgun sequence, the following proteins share a genomic window:
- the gpr137ba gene encoding G protein-coupled receptor 137Ba isoform X1 produces the protein MEPMLESSQMEMSLPLPTLSPAVPPYVTLGLTVVYTIFYSLLFIFIYVQLWLVLRYRHKRLSYQTVFLFLCLLWSALRTVLFSFYFRNFVTANTLGPFPFWLLYCFPVCLQFFTLCLMNLYFAQVIFKAKSKYAPELLRYRLPLYLIFLFISLVFLVVNLVCALLVRMSFAEAHTIVLVRVAINDTLFVLCAISLSLCLYKIAKMSLANIYLESKGTSVCQVTVIGAIVILLYTSRACYNLVVLGLSNKSINSFDYDWYNVSDQADLQSTLGDTGYIVFGVILFIWELLPTSLVVFFFRVRKPNLDRSSSGLPGHVFSSRAYFFDNPRRYDSDDDLAWSVMPQNIQASLAADSYEWGSQSSGIGAYIGGDDSYNFPPPPPEELSHY, from the exons ATGGAGCCCATGCTGGAGTCGTCGCAGATGGAGATGTCCCTGCCGTTGCCTACGTTGAGCCCAGCCGTTCCCCCCTACGTTACTTTAGGCCTGACGGTGGTCTACACCATCTTCTactccctcctcttcatcttcatctatGTGCAGCTTTGGCTGGTCCTGCGGTACCGACACAAGCGCCTCAGCTACCAGACTGTATTCCTGTTCCTGTGCCTGCTGTGGTCGGCCCTGCGCActgttctcttttctttctactTCAGGAACTTTGTCACTGCCAACACTTTGGGGCCATTTCCCTTCTGGCTGCTCTACTGTTTCCCAGTCTGCCTGCAGTTCTTCACACTGTGCCTCATGAACCTCTACTTTGCACAG gtcATCTTTAAGGCAAAGTCGAAATATGCACCAGAGCTTCTGAGGTACAG GCTGCCCCTGTACCTTATCTTCCTGTTCATCAGCCTGGTGTTTTTAGTTGTGAATTTAGTGTGTGCCCTGCTGGTGAGGATGTCCTTCGCAGAAGCACACACCATTGTGTTAGTGAGGGTCGCAATCAATGACACACTTTTTGTCCTGTGTGCCATCTCGCTCTCTTTATGTCTCTATAAGATTGCCAAGATGTCTTTGGCCAACATTTACCTGGAATCCAAG GGGACGTCTGTATGCCAGGTGACAGTTATAGGAGCCATCGTCATCCTCCTGTACACATCCAGGGCATGTTACAACCTGGTTGTGTTGGGACTTTCAAACAAGAGTATTAACTCATTCGATTACGACTGGTACAACGTGTCAGACCAG GCAGATTTACAGTCGACTCTTGGTGACACTGGCTACATCGTCTTCGGAGTGATTTTATTCATATGGGAGCTGCTTCCGACTTCTCTTGTAGTGTTTTTCTTCAGAGTTCGGAAGCCAAACCTGGACAGG AGCAGTTCTGGCCTCCCTGGTCACGTCTTCTCCTCGAGGGCTTATTTTTTTGACAACCCACGGCGCTACGACAGCGACGATGATCTAGCATGGAGCGTCATGCCACAGAACATCCAAGCCAG CTTGGCTGCCGACAGTTACGAGTGGGGGAGCCAAAGCAGCGGCATTGGTGCCTACATTGGAGGCGACGACAGTTACaacttccctcctcctcctccagaaGAGCTCAGCCATTACTGA
- the gpr137ba gene encoding G protein-coupled receptor 137Ba isoform X2, whose product MEPMLESSQMEMSLPLPTLSPAVPPYVTLGLTVVYTIFYSLLFIFIYVQLWLVLRYRHKRLSYQTVFLFLCLLWSALRTVLFSFYFRNFVTANTLGPFPFWLLYCFPVCLQFFTLCLMNLYFAQVIFKAKSKYAPELLRYRLPLYLIFLFISLVFLVVNLVCALLIAKMSLANIYLESKGTSVCQVTVIGAIVILLYTSRACYNLVVLGLSNKSINSFDYDWYNVSDQADLQSTLGDTGYIVFGVILFIWELLPTSLVVFFFRVRKPNLDRSSSGLPGHVFSSRAYFFDNPRRYDSDDDLAWSVMPQNIQASLAADSYEWGSQSSGIGAYIGGDDSYNFPPPPPEELSHY is encoded by the exons ATGGAGCCCATGCTGGAGTCGTCGCAGATGGAGATGTCCCTGCCGTTGCCTACGTTGAGCCCAGCCGTTCCCCCCTACGTTACTTTAGGCCTGACGGTGGTCTACACCATCTTCTactccctcctcttcatcttcatctatGTGCAGCTTTGGCTGGTCCTGCGGTACCGACACAAGCGCCTCAGCTACCAGACTGTATTCCTGTTCCTGTGCCTGCTGTGGTCGGCCCTGCGCActgttctcttttctttctactTCAGGAACTTTGTCACTGCCAACACTTTGGGGCCATTTCCCTTCTGGCTGCTCTACTGTTTCCCAGTCTGCCTGCAGTTCTTCACACTGTGCCTCATGAACCTCTACTTTGCACAG gtcATCTTTAAGGCAAAGTCGAAATATGCACCAGAGCTTCTGAGGTACAG GCTGCCCCTGTACCTTATCTTCCTGTTCATCAGCCTGGTGTTTTTAGTTGTGAATTTAGTGTGTGCCCTGCTG ATTGCCAAGATGTCTTTGGCCAACATTTACCTGGAATCCAAG GGGACGTCTGTATGCCAGGTGACAGTTATAGGAGCCATCGTCATCCTCCTGTACACATCCAGGGCATGTTACAACCTGGTTGTGTTGGGACTTTCAAACAAGAGTATTAACTCATTCGATTACGACTGGTACAACGTGTCAGACCAG GCAGATTTACAGTCGACTCTTGGTGACACTGGCTACATCGTCTTCGGAGTGATTTTATTCATATGGGAGCTGCTTCCGACTTCTCTTGTAGTGTTTTTCTTCAGAGTTCGGAAGCCAAACCTGGACAGG AGCAGTTCTGGCCTCCCTGGTCACGTCTTCTCCTCGAGGGCTTATTTTTTTGACAACCCACGGCGCTACGACAGCGACGATGATCTAGCATGGAGCGTCATGCCACAGAACATCCAAGCCAG CTTGGCTGCCGACAGTTACGAGTGGGGGAGCCAAAGCAGCGGCATTGGTGCCTACATTGGAGGCGACGACAGTTACaacttccctcctcctcctccagaaGAGCTCAGCCATTACTGA